In Desulfobacteraceae bacterium, one genomic interval encodes:
- a CDS encoding V-type ATPase subunit yields MITRVFKYSFAQAKTRALKSKLLSTEDWHFLVGCKKLKEVLKYLRGTDYAEALSHIPEGRPEADVISLALYDELFRDYAKLLKAVPKRSSALLKALLSAFEAENLKTVLRGIWEGKSPSGIRFYLYHLGRLSTLPIGELVQAPDIPAAIELLKPTLFYSALTHALPQFKAQGRLFPLEVAIDICVFEKLVETLETLDDHDRKGAAALIGELIDFENLSWMARFRHFYDLSPEEIINYMLPGGKHLGIAQVGSLARRLELNSFIASLPNPYSDVLKQAKDWPEIQPLFERWFLIQLYNVFRKDPFQIRLQLSYLLLRQIEVKALEGLVSAMDLGMPLASFLDFATLTVAGDGRV; encoded by the coding sequence TTGATTACCAGGGTTTTCAAGTATTCCTTTGCGCAGGCGAAGACAAGAGCCTTAAAAAGCAAGTTGTTAAGCACTGAAGACTGGCACTTTCTTGTCGGCTGCAAGAAGCTGAAAGAAGTCCTGAAGTATCTTCGCGGAACGGACTATGCGGAAGCCCTGTCTCATATTCCCGAAGGAAGACCAGAGGCCGATGTGATATCCTTGGCGCTGTATGACGAGCTGTTCAGAGATTATGCCAAACTGTTAAAGGCGGTTCCCAAAAGAAGTTCTGCTTTGCTCAAGGCCCTGCTATCGGCCTTTGAAGCCGAAAACCTGAAAACCGTGCTGCGGGGAATTTGGGAAGGAAAGTCCCCGTCGGGCATTCGGTTTTACCTTTATCACCTTGGGAGACTCTCCACCTTACCCATCGGAGAACTCGTTCAGGCACCGGATATTCCTGCAGCCATCGAACTCCTGAAACCGACGCTCTTTTATTCCGCTTTAACCCATGCGTTGCCTCAATTCAAAGCGCAGGGAAGGCTTTTCCCCTTGGAGGTGGCGATTGACATCTGCGTTTTTGAAAAACTCGTTGAGACCTTGGAAACCTTAGACGACCATGATCGCAAGGGAGCGGCGGCCTTGATCGGCGAACTCATTGACTTTGAAAACTTATCTTGGATGGCCAGATTTCGCCACTTTTACGATCTCTCCCCCGAAGAAATCATAAACTACATGCTCCCCGGTGGAAAGCATCTCGGGATCGCCCAAGTCGGCAGCTTGGCCAGGCGCCTTGAACTGAATTCGTTTATAGCCAGTTTGCCAAACCCCTATTCAGATGTTCTGAAACAGGCCAAGGATTGGCCGGAAATTCAACCGCTCTTTGAAAGATGGTTTCTTATTCAGCTTTATAACGTTTTCCGGAAAGACCCTTTTCAAATTCGGCTGCAACTATCTTATCTGCTTTTAAGACAGATCGAAGTAAAGGCTTTAGAGGGGCTTGTGTCCGCCATGGATCTTGGGATGCCTTTGGCTTCTTTTCTTGATTTCGCCACCCTTACGGTGGCAGGAGACGGGCGTGTTTAA
- the cls gene encoding cardiolipin synthase translates to MDYRWLLVHILPSIGFVLALILLAHILREKRPPTSTLAWLMAIVFIPYVGVPLYLVFGGRKMLSRADAKPALKPAGGAPAIAPDTGGARLLAPDGGVFPASASNQITLLPEGEQAFQNILDLIRSASRSIHIATFILGKDETGRAILEALALKATQGVEVRLLLDALGSVKISRKYLSPLLSAGGQAAYFMPMIHLPFRGRANLRNHRKMLVCDGRAAVIGGMNLASEYMGPRDFPGRWRDLSLLVEGPVVDDIAGIFSSDWRFASKTPLHDQLRASPAAAPGPHGVAQLVASGPDVANDSLRNAILTEIFMAKRRIWAVTPYFVPDELLLEALCIAVRRNVDVSIITPKKSNHLLADIVREGYLTRVQDAGAAVRLYEPRMLHAKALLVDDTIAMVGSANMDMRSMLLNYEIALCIYDSEAIAQLDSWMRDLIVQSSPRKLQAGGAFGLVESVGRLFAPLL, encoded by the coding sequence ATGGATTATCGCTGGCTGCTGGTTCATATTCTCCCCTCCATCGGGTTTGTTCTGGCGCTGATCTTGTTGGCCCACATCCTGAGGGAAAAAAGACCGCCGACCAGCACCCTGGCCTGGCTGATGGCCATCGTTTTCATTCCCTACGTGGGCGTGCCGCTCTACCTTGTTTTCGGCGGGCGCAAGATGCTCAGCCGGGCCGATGCCAAACCGGCGCTCAAGCCGGCGGGGGGGGCACCCGCGATCGCCCCGGATACCGGCGGCGCCCGCCTGCTCGCACCCGACGGCGGCGTCTTCCCCGCATCGGCCAGCAATCAGATCACCTTGCTGCCGGAAGGGGAGCAGGCTTTTCAAAACATACTGGACCTGATCCGCAGCGCCAGTCGCTCCATCCACATTGCCACCTTCATCCTGGGCAAAGATGAAACCGGGAGGGCCATCTTGGAGGCCCTTGCCCTCAAAGCCACCCAAGGCGTCGAGGTGCGCCTTCTTCTGGACGCGTTGGGATCGGTGAAAATATCCCGGAAGTATCTCTCGCCCCTGCTGTCGGCCGGCGGTCAGGCGGCCTACTTCATGCCGATGATTCATTTGCCTTTCCGGGGTCGGGCCAATTTGCGCAATCACCGTAAAATGCTCGTCTGCGACGGCCGGGCGGCGGTCATCGGCGGGATGAACCTGGCTTCGGAATACATGGGTCCGCGGGATTTTCCAGGCCGCTGGCGGGACCTCTCGCTGCTGGTCGAAGGGCCGGTGGTGGACGACATCGCCGGAATTTTTAGCTCGGATTGGCGCTTTGCGAGCAAGACCCCGCTGCACGACCAGTTGAGGGCCTCGCCCGCTGCGGCTCCGGGACCCCATGGCGTCGCCCAGCTTGTTGCCAGCGGGCCGGACGTTGCCAACGACTCCCTGCGCAATGCCATCCTGACGGAAATTTTCATGGCGAAGCGCCGCATCTGGGCGGTGACGCCGTATTTCGTGCCCGATGAACTGCTGCTGGAGGCCCTGTGCATCGCGGTCCGCCGCAACGTCGATGTTTCGATCATCACGCCGAAAAAGTCGAACCACCTTCTGGCGGATATCGTCCGCGAGGGTTATCTGACGCGGGTTCAGGATGCCGGCGCCGCAGTCCGGCTTTACGAGCCGCGGATGCTCCACGCAAAAGCGTTGCTGGTCGACGATACGATCGCCATGGTCGGATCGGCCAACATGGACATGCGCAGCATGTTGCTCAACTATGAGATCGCACTGTGCATTTACGATAGCGAGGCGATCGCGCAGCTCGACTCCTGGATGCGCGACCTGATAGTGCAAAGTTCGCCGCGCAAGCTCCAGGCCGGGGGTGCATTCGGCCTGGTCGAAAGCGTGGGGAGGCTTTTTGCCCCGCTGCTGTAG
- a CDS encoding potassium transporter Kup, producing the protein MAQATAHAGKPDPVAAKDEGGRAGIDRRLARLSLAALGVVFGDISTSPIYAIRECFHGEYGIAVSRLNVLGILSLMFWALALIVGVKYLLFVFRADNRGEGGVIALTALVRGHRDGSRGLGLVALGLFAACLLYGDGMITPSISVLSAVEGFGILTPVFTPYVIPITVAILVGLFLIQRRGTARVGGLFGPVILLWLCFLAVTGANQVVREPGVLAAVLPWHGLRFLLINKLHGFVVLGAVFLVVTGTEALYADMGHFGTRPIRLTWFGLVWPSLVLNYFGQGALLLQRPEMSAHPFYAMVPSWAMVPTVLLATLATIIASQAVISGAFSMTRQAIGLGYLPRLNIQHTSASHIGQIYVAPVNWMLMACTIALVTGFQTSSKLAAAYGVAVTSTMIITTVLFFVVARNRWNWPLSWAASLAGVFLLVDVPFFAANLSKILHGAWFPLVIGAFFFTLMRTWADGRRILAVNLRKIMPPAHQFFVDLSSHPPAKIDGSAVFLSASRSAVPTALAKNVRHNHMVHSRTVLLHFRVEDIPRIPSLEKIEIEKFGSGFFRIVARYGFMEEPGLQTVFSLARDQGLDLDPEATSFYIGRENLVMAEEPGMARWRARLFMFMSRNAADATSFFRLPPDQVIEIGVRLAI; encoded by the coding sequence ATGGCGCAGGCCACGGCACATGCAGGAAAACCGGACCCGGTTGCAGCGAAGGACGAGGGCGGTCGGGCCGGGATCGACCGCCGCCTGGCGCGGCTTTCATTGGCCGCGCTGGGGGTGGTTTTCGGGGATATCAGCACAAGCCCGATTTACGCCATCCGGGAGTGCTTTCACGGCGAATACGGAATCGCCGTCAGCCGCCTCAACGTATTGGGGATCCTGTCCTTGATGTTCTGGGCCCTGGCGCTGATCGTGGGCGTGAAGTACCTGCTGTTCGTCTTCCGGGCGGACAATCGCGGGGAGGGCGGCGTCATCGCCCTGACCGCCCTGGTTCGCGGTCACCGGGACGGCAGCCGCGGCCTGGGCCTCGTGGCCCTGGGGCTCTTTGCGGCCTGCCTGCTATACGGAGACGGCATGATCACCCCGTCGATCTCGGTGTTGAGCGCCGTGGAGGGGTTCGGCATCCTCACCCCCGTCTTCACCCCCTATGTGATCCCCATCACGGTTGCGATTCTCGTCGGCCTGTTTCTGATCCAGCGCCGCGGCACGGCCCGGGTTGGCGGGCTCTTCGGGCCGGTGATCCTCCTCTGGCTTTGTTTTTTGGCGGTTACCGGGGCCAATCAGGTGGTGCGCGAGCCCGGGGTGCTGGCCGCGGTTTTGCCCTGGCATGGCCTCCGGTTTTTGCTAATCAACAAACTGCACGGGTTTGTGGTGCTGGGCGCGGTTTTTCTGGTAGTGACCGGAACCGAAGCGCTCTACGCCGACATGGGGCATTTCGGAACCCGGCCCATCCGCCTGACCTGGTTCGGGCTGGTGTGGCCCTCGCTGGTGCTGAACTACTTCGGGCAGGGGGCCCTTCTGCTGCAACGTCCGGAAATGTCGGCCCACCCTTTTTATGCCATGGTGCCTTCGTGGGCCATGGTGCCGACGGTGCTGCTGGCCACCCTGGCCACCATCATCGCCTCTCAGGCGGTGATCAGCGGTGCCTTTTCCATGACCCGCCAGGCGATCGGGCTCGGATACCTGCCGCGGTTGAATATTCAGCACACCTCCGCGAGTCACATCGGACAGATCTATGTGGCCCCGGTCAACTGGATGCTCATGGCCTGCACGATCGCCCTTGTGACCGGCTTCCAGACCTCCAGCAAACTGGCAGCCGCTTACGGGGTGGCCGTGACTTCCACGATGATCATCACCACGGTGCTTTTTTTTGTCGTTGCCCGCAACCGGTGGAATTGGCCGCTGAGCTGGGCCGCATCGCTGGCGGGCGTTTTCCTGCTGGTGGACGTGCCGTTTTTTGCGGCCAACCTCAGCAAGATCCTTCACGGCGCCTGGTTCCCCCTGGTCATCGGGGCCTTTTTTTTCACGCTCATGCGCACCTGGGCCGACGGCCGCCGGATCCTAGCCGTCAATTTGCGCAAGATCATGCCGCCGGCACATCAGTTCTTCGTCGATCTGAGCAGTCATCCGCCGGCCAAAATCGACGGTAGCGCCGTTTTTCTCTCGGCCAGCCGGAGTGCGGTACCCACGGCCCTGGCAAAGAATGTCAGGCACAATCACATGGTGCACAGTCGAACCGTTTTGCTGCATTTCCGGGTGGAGGACATCCCCCGGATCCCCAGCCTAGAAAAGATCGAGATCGAAAAATTCGGCAGTGGCTTTTTCCGCATCGTGGCCCGCTATGGCTTCATGGAGGAACCCGGTCTGCAAACGGTATTTTCGTTGGCACGCGATCAGGGTCTGGATCTGGATCCGGAGGCGACAAGTTTTTACATCGGCCGTGAAAATCTGGTCATGGCCGAAGAACCCGGCATGGCGCGCTGGCGCGCACGGCTTTTTATGTTCATGTCGCGCAATGCGGCCGATGCCACCTCCTTTTTCCGGCTCCCGCCGGACCAGGTGATCGAGATCGGCGTCCGGCTGGCGATTTGA
- a CDS encoding DUF599 domain-containing protein: protein MPTVSLYEGLLILSAAAILIVYHAHLAVKVRRRPLTTAVGITNHARQLWVEGVIREKRDILAVQTLRNQVMAGTFLASTAILLSLGSFNAAFRTGVSGEVSHALNLFGTRTETLWMLKLMLLGIAFFVTFFNFTLAIRYFNHVGFMINTFHQDDSTVSVEAVTQVLNHAALHYTIGMRGFYLSVPLALWLFGPVWMLAGSLLLVAVLYRLDREA from the coding sequence ATGCCCACTGTTTCGTTGTACGAAGGTCTCCTGATCCTGTCGGCCGCCGCCATTCTCATCGTTTACCACGCCCACCTGGCCGTGAAGGTGCGACGCAGACCGCTGACCACGGCCGTCGGCATCACCAACCACGCACGCCAGTTGTGGGTCGAAGGCGTCATCCGGGAAAAGCGCGACATCCTGGCGGTGCAGACGCTGCGCAACCAGGTGATGGCCGGCACGTTTCTGGCCTCCACCGCGATTCTGCTCAGCCTCGGGTCGTTCAACGCCGCTTTTCGAACGGGTGTGTCCGGCGAGGTCTCCCACGCGCTCAATCTGTTCGGGACAAGAACCGAAACCCTGTGGATGCTCAAATTGATGCTCCTGGGGATCGCGTTTTTTGTCACGTTTTTCAATTTCACACTGGCCATCCGCTACTTCAACCACGTCGGGTTCATGATCAACACGTTTCATCAGGACGACTCGACCGTCTCTGTCGAAGCCGTCACCCAGGTTCTCAACCACGCCGCGCTGCACTACACGATCGGGATGCGCGGGTTCTATCTGTCCGTGCCGCTGGCCCTGTGGCTTTTCGGCCCGGTCTGGATGCTGGCGGGAAGTCTGCTGCTGGTCGCCGTTCTCTATCGCCTGGACCGGGAGGCATAA
- a CDS encoding DUF3141 domain-containing protein, translating into MKTTAVMTEPAEAMARLLELAGSGAASLPEYLVDAFQRSALFLELLRERGNQQLEITSQSMATVLHFEHEILMSGRSLPRPMNYFLARILPPPAVAVDPRKRPVVVVDPRAGQGPGIGGFKAKSEIGDALAAGHPTYFIGFSSRPEPGQQFLDVVEGQVKFFERVVALHSDAPLPFAIGNCQAGYQTLMVAMLRPDLFGPCLVAGSPMSYWQGVHGKNPMRYSGGLLGGSWLTALTSDLSDGKFDGTWLILNFDNLNPANWLWGKQYDVYANIDTDAKRFLEFEKWWGDFIQLNGEELQFLVDNLFIGDKLTRNQLQSRDGKVFDLRNITSPIIAFTSLGDNISPPQQALGWILDLYRDVEDIRATDRTIVYCLNQKVGHLGIFVSSKIGAKEDEEFVQLMDVIDCLPPGLYEMVISPRPVEVPVGGFVTGDWIARFEARTLDAIRALGRNSPEDDRAFAAAARLSELNQSIYRTLMQPLVRALVNHPMAELASSMNPLRLSYTLFADSNPWMQGVKQLADTINAERKPAPPDNPFLALQKAVSDQIVANLDAYRAVRDQFAEMLFFGFYGSPVVQALLGLNEESVVRKPPGLSPETLAACRARAAAYAAKLDSGGRDEALIRAVLYVFIAERAIDQRSALALGEARQRLMHLSFDAFKRAVREQFAVLLIEPERAVEALTRLVPEPDARAELIKHAEAIIDAAGAPSPAERVRLARLAQVLGVPSDG; encoded by the coding sequence ATGAAAACCACAGCAGTCATGACCGAGCCGGCCGAGGCAATGGCCCGGCTCCTCGAACTTGCCGGCAGCGGGGCAGCGAGCCTGCCGGAGTATTTGGTCGATGCCTTCCAGCGCAGCGCGCTCTTTCTGGAGTTGCTGCGGGAGCGCGGCAACCAGCAGCTCGAGATCACCTCCCAGTCAATGGCTACGGTGCTGCACTTCGAGCATGAGATCTTGATGAGTGGACGCTCGCTGCCGCGGCCGATGAACTATTTCCTCGCCCGCATATTGCCGCCTCCTGCGGTGGCAGTCGACCCGCGCAAGCGCCCGGTCGTCGTGGTCGATCCGCGCGCCGGGCAAGGACCCGGCATCGGCGGATTCAAGGCCAAAAGCGAGATCGGCGACGCGCTCGCCGCGGGACATCCCACCTATTTCATCGGCTTCAGTTCCAGGCCCGAGCCCGGACAGCAGTTCCTCGATGTCGTCGAGGGCCAGGTCAAGTTCTTCGAGCGGGTGGTCGCGTTGCACTCGGATGCGCCGCTCCCGTTTGCCATCGGCAATTGCCAAGCGGGCTATCAGACCCTGATGGTGGCGATGCTGCGCCCCGACCTGTTCGGGCCCTGCTTGGTTGCCGGCTCACCGATGTCCTACTGGCAGGGCGTGCACGGCAAGAATCCGATGCGCTATTCCGGCGGCCTGCTCGGCGGAAGCTGGCTTACCGCGCTCACGAGCGACTTGAGCGACGGCAAGTTCGACGGGACCTGGCTGATCCTCAACTTCGACAACCTGAACCCTGCCAACTGGCTCTGGGGCAAGCAGTACGATGTCTATGCCAACATCGACACGGACGCCAAGCGCTTTCTGGAATTCGAGAAATGGTGGGGCGATTTCATCCAGCTCAACGGCGAGGAGCTGCAATTCCTGGTCGACAACCTCTTCATCGGCGACAAGCTGACCCGCAACCAGCTCCAATCGCGCGACGGCAAGGTCTTCGATCTGCGCAACATCACCTCGCCGATCATCGCCTTCACGTCGCTCGGGGACAATATCAGCCCGCCCCAGCAGGCGCTGGGCTGGATCCTCGATCTCTATCGCGATGTGGAGGATATCCGCGCCACCGACCGCACCATCGTCTACTGTCTGAACCAGAAGGTCGGGCATCTGGGGATCTTCGTTTCATCCAAGATCGGCGCGAAGGAAGACGAGGAGTTCGTGCAGTTGATGGACGTGATCGACTGTCTGCCGCCCGGACTCTATGAGATGGTGATCTCGCCGCGCCCGGTCGAAGTGCCGGTGGGGGGCTTCGTCACCGGTGATTGGATCGCCCGCTTCGAGGCCCGCACCCTGGACGCTATCCGCGCCCTCGGGCGCAACAGCCCGGAGGACGACCGCGCATTTGCCGCTGCGGCCCGGCTCTCCGAGCTGAATCAGTCGATCTATCGCACCCTGATGCAGCCCCTGGTGCGCGCGCTGGTCAATCACCCGATGGCCGAGCTGGCGAGCAGCATGAATCCGCTTCGCCTGAGCTATACGCTGTTTGCCGACAGCAACCCCTGGATGCAGGGCGTCAAGCAGCTCGCCGACACGATCAACGCGGAACGCAAGCCGGCACCGCCCGACAATCCCTTCCTTGCGCTGCAAAAGGCGGTCTCCGATCAGATCGTCGCCAACCTGGATGCCTATCGCGCAGTGCGCGATCAATTCGCCGAAATGCTGTTCTTCGGCTTTTATGGCTCGCCGGTGGTGCAGGCACTGCTCGGTCTCAACGAGGAAAGCGTGGTGCGCAAACCCCCCGGGCTCTCGCCGGAGACGCTCGCCGCATGTCGAGCCCGGGCCGCGGCCTATGCGGCGAAGCTGGACAGCGGCGGGCGCGACGAGGCGCTGATCCGTGCCGTGCTCTACGTTTTCATCGCGGAGCGAGCAATCGACCAGCGCTCGGCGCTGGCGTTGGGCGAGGCGCGTCAGCGGCTGATGCATTTGTCGTTTGACGCATTCAAGCGGGCGGTGCGCGAGCAATTCGCGGTGCTGTTGATCGAGCCCGAGCGCGCGGTGGAGGCCCTGACCAGGTTGGTGCCCGAACCCGATGCGCGCGCCGAGTTGATCAAGCACGCGGAGGCGATCATCGACGCTGCAGGCGCCCCGAGCCCGGCCGAGCGCGTGCGGCTCGCGCGGCTGGCACAAGTTCTCGGCGTGCCAAGCGACGGTTGA